One segment of Rhodopirellula baltica SH 1 DNA contains the following:
- a CDS encoding HD domain-containing phosphohydrolase, with protein sequence MNASNTSTDTAVFSAPVVPGSHGVLPQGNSAKPVAALPGKIMIVDDEIANVLVVKKYLERAGYRDFETTTDSTSAFRILETSMPDVLLLDINMPNVDGIQVLERVRQDPRFKHLPVLILTANTDERIKLVCLELGATDFLLKPVDPMDLTPRVRNSLQSKSFQDRLQHHAAELELKVEQRTRELEASRREVIYCLARAAEMRDNDTGNHVIRVGRFAGIIAAGMGLPDWFVRDIEMAAQLHDVGKIAIPDAILLKPGKLEPEEFDVIQNHVKFGHQIIQPHTSTDARRMRTHVELGADMLSNGSALMRLAASIAQTHHEKFDGSGYPLGLAGSDIPLEGRITAVADVFDALSAERPYKKAMPREKCFSILEEGRGSHFDPDVLDAFFDCTKEIVRVQLDYMDHCEPTPAPAAPSESNE encoded by the coding sequence ATGAACGCTTCCAATACCTCCACTGATACGGCCGTCTTCAGCGCGCCCGTCGTTCCTGGAAGTCATGGTGTTCTTCCTCAAGGAAACTCCGCCAAGCCCGTCGCGGCATTGCCCGGCAAGATCATGATCGTTGACGATGAGATCGCCAACGTTTTGGTCGTGAAGAAGTACTTGGAACGAGCGGGTTATCGAGATTTTGAAACGACGACCGATTCGACTTCCGCGTTTCGAATCCTCGAAACCAGCATGCCGGATGTGTTGTTGCTCGACATCAACATGCCCAATGTCGATGGCATCCAAGTCTTGGAGCGGGTGCGACAGGACCCACGTTTCAAACACTTGCCCGTGTTGATCCTGACTGCCAACACGGATGAACGAATCAAATTAGTCTGCTTAGAATTGGGCGCGACTGACTTTTTGCTCAAACCTGTTGACCCGATGGATTTGACACCTCGCGTCCGCAACTCATTGCAAAGCAAAAGTTTTCAGGATCGACTGCAGCATCATGCTGCCGAACTGGAACTCAAAGTCGAACAACGCACACGAGAACTGGAAGCATCCCGCCGCGAAGTCATCTACTGTTTGGCTCGCGCCGCCGAAATGCGAGACAATGACACTGGCAACCACGTCATTCGAGTCGGTCGCTTCGCCGGGATCATCGCCGCCGGGATGGGATTGCCCGATTGGTTTGTTCGTGACATCGAAATGGCCGCTCAGTTGCACGACGTTGGCAAGATCGCCATTCCCGATGCCATCTTGCTGAAACCTGGCAAACTCGAACCAGAAGAGTTCGACGTGATCCAGAACCACGTCAAGTTTGGCCACCAAATCATCCAGCCTCATACCAGCACGGATGCTCGCCGAATGCGAACGCATGTGGAGCTTGGTGCAGATATGCTTAGCAACGGCAGTGCATTGATGCGACTCGCCGCCAGCATCGCACAAACCCACCACGAAAAATTTGATGGTTCGGGTTACCCGCTCGGGTTGGCTGGCAGTGACATTCCTCTCGAAGGCCGAATCACCGCCGTCGCCGATGTGTTCGACGCCCTGTCCGCAGAGCGACCTTACAAGAAGGCGATGCCACGTGAGAAGTGTTTCTCGATTCTTGAGGAAGGCCGCGGCTCACACTTCGACCCCGATGTCTTGGATGCGTTCTTCGATTGCACCAAAGAAATCGTTCGCGTGCAGTTGGACTACATGGATCACTGCGAACCTACACCCGCACCCGCGGCCCCAAGCGAATCCAACGAATAA
- a CDS encoding class I SAM-dependent methyltransferase → MNFPDPSRSTESDASHKPGGRTDDQYELVDFGGGRKLELVAGRLIDRPSPAADGLAAKQRARWKVVASRFDEKEKRWNHRAEWKPGRCVECGGFRMPVAPTPYGHIGVFPEQQANWDWLRTHSLPEASADNRPKALNLFAYTGASTMAMVSAGFAVAHVDAAKQNVQSARAAAEANGWNDPPIRFLVDDAVKFTAREVRRENRYHTIVMDPPAYGHGPSGKAWRLARDVWPLIDDSLKLLEPDAFRLLITGHSPDVDQDDVQAYLVDRIPQTVQPAGTLRFDTGRLRLPDQFGRKLDAGFFVRVWNEG, encoded by the coding sequence ATGAATTTTCCGGATCCCTCTCGCTCGACTGAATCAGATGCCTCGCACAAGCCCGGCGGCCGCACGGACGATCAGTATGAGTTGGTCGACTTTGGTGGCGGGCGAAAGTTGGAACTGGTCGCCGGACGTCTGATCGATCGGCCGTCTCCTGCAGCGGATGGTTTGGCTGCGAAACAACGTGCGCGGTGGAAGGTGGTGGCCAGCCGTTTTGACGAAAAAGAGAAACGATGGAATCATCGGGCGGAGTGGAAACCGGGACGCTGTGTCGAGTGTGGCGGATTCCGTATGCCGGTCGCGCCGACTCCATATGGACACATCGGTGTCTTCCCGGAACAACAAGCCAATTGGGATTGGTTGCGAACCCATTCGTTGCCGGAAGCCTCAGCGGACAATCGTCCCAAGGCACTCAACTTGTTCGCATACACCGGTGCATCGACCATGGCGATGGTGTCGGCTGGGTTCGCGGTCGCGCATGTGGACGCAGCCAAACAGAACGTTCAGTCGGCTCGTGCGGCGGCCGAAGCGAACGGATGGAACGATCCACCGATCCGTTTTTTGGTCGATGATGCGGTCAAGTTCACGGCTCGAGAAGTCCGACGCGAAAATCGGTACCACACGATAGTGATGGATCCACCGGCCTACGGGCATGGTCCCAGTGGGAAGGCTTGGCGTTTAGCTCGCGATGTGTGGCCGTTGATCGATGACAGTTTGAAGTTGTTGGAACCGGATGCGTTTCGATTGCTGATCACAGGGCATTCGCCAGACGTTGACCAAGACGATGTGCAGGCGTACTTGGTGGACCGGATTCCTCAGACTGTTCAACCAGCGGGAACGCTTCGGTTCGATACGGGACGTCTCCGGTTGCCGGACCAGTTTGGTCGGAAGCTGGACGCGGGGTTCTTTGTTCGCGTCTGGAATGAAGGCTAG